The window ttaatttagtcAGTTATAAAAAATAAAGAGCTTAAAGTGATAAAAATAATGATGGCCGTCTATCTtgatctttttcaaaaaaaaagggGAAAAAATTAAACGATAAAAAGTAGTATAATAAATGCTTTTCTACATTTGGCCTTTAATTTATTGCTAAAATACcgattaaatatttatttatttatttgttttaaagGAAATACTAACAAGAAAACGGGTCAACATAGCATATTCAAATGTTGAATTCATCCCGAGTTgttatttataataattttttgaGAAATTTAATGACACTTGTTACCATTTAAAATAAATAGGAGGATAGTTAGAAACAAAAAATAGAAGGATATTTAGTAATAATTAATATATAGTTTACTCATGAAAACTTAAAtgaattaccaaaaaaaaaaaaagtttacaaATCAACTTACCTCTTGAATGAATTGAAGGCCAACTTTAATCTCCCCACAGAATTCATCATTAATAACCACATTGTATGGTGTTGGTGGGATATTTCCTTCCACGAACAAAGTCGCAAGTGGAATTCTGCGTTCATAACAAGAAAAAATCACAAGTGTCAATTTGCTAATCAACTCTGTTTTTATTTGCTAAATCATATGACTTCTGAAGAAATTGTATGTACTTAGCCTCTCCCACAAGATCATCTTCAGAACCAACGTCACTGTCCTTTATCTTGATCACAAGTTCTTCCACTTCACCAGAAACAGAAAATACAAATGTCTCATTCCATTCAGGTGAAGATCCTTGTCCTGTTTGAATACCCATTAGATTATAAGTC of the Lactuca sativa cultivar Salinas chromosome 6, Lsat_Salinas_v11, whole genome shotgun sequence genome contains:
- the LOC111901152 gene encoding elicitor-responsive protein 3; translation: MPTGKLQVLLVSAKGLQDSDFFTKMDPYVTITCRTQEQKSNVASGQGSSPEWNETFVFSVSGEVEELVIKIKDSDVGSEDDLVGEAKIPLATLFVEGNIPPTPYNVVINDEFCGEIKVGLQFIQEDTNEDGYHQHGEEGNFGGWKESSY